In Phyllostomus discolor isolate MPI-MPIP mPhyDis1 chromosome 3, mPhyDis1.pri.v3, whole genome shotgun sequence, a single genomic region encodes these proteins:
- the SEZ6L2 gene encoding seizure 6-like protein 2 isoform X5 translates to MGIPKAQHPPPPQLLFLILLSCPWIQGTDPDPTLATPPASQTLASPSLPRATEPGTGPLTTAVTPKWGRGAGPTAPELLTPPPGTTAPPLSGPASPGPPLRPEGGEEETTTTIITTTTVTTTVTSPVLCNNNISEGEGHVESPDLGSSTSHTVGPLDCTYSIHVYPGYGIEIQVQMLNLSREEELLVLAGGGAPGLPPRLLANSSMLGEGQVLRSPTNRLLLHFQSPRVPRGSGFRIHYQAYLLSCGFPPRPAHGDVSVTDLHPGGTATFHCDSGYRLQGEETLICLNSTRPAWSGEPPSCIGESPATVASCGGTIHNATLGRIVSPEPGGAAGPNLTCRWVIEAAEGRRLHLHFERVSLDEDNDRLMVRSGGSPLSPVIYDSDMDDVPERGLISDAQSLYVELLSETPANPLLLSLRFEAFEEDRCFAPFLAHGNVTTTDPEYRPGALATFSCLPGYALEPPGPPNAIECVDPTEPHWNDTEPACKAMCGGELSEPAGVVLSPDWPQSYSPGQDCVWGLHVQEEKRILLQVEILNVREGDMLTLFDGDGPSARVLAQLRGPQPRRRLLSSGPDLTLQFQAPPGPPNPGLGQGFVLHFKEVPRNDTCPELPPPEWGWRTASHGDLIRGTVLTYQCEPGYELLGSDILTCQWDLSWSAAPPACQKIMTCADPGEITNGHRTTSDAGFPVGSHVQYRCLSGYSLEGAAVLTCYSRDTGTPKWSDRVPKCALKYEPCLNPGVPENGYQTLYKHHYQAGESLRFFCYEGFELIGEVTITCIPGHPSQWTSQPPLCKVAYEELQDNRKLEVTQTTDPSRQLESGNLALAILLPLGLVIVLGSGVYIYYTKLQGKSLFGFSGSHSYSPITVESDFSNPLYEAGDTREYEVSI, encoded by the exons ATGGGGATTCCCAAGGCCCAACACCCGCCGCCTCCCCAGCTGCTGTTCCTAATTCTGCTGAGCTGCCCCTGGATTCAGG GAACTGATCCAGATCCCACACTAGCCACCCCTCCAGCCAGCCAGACTCTTGCATCGCCCTCTCTGCCACGGGCCACTGAGCCAGGGACAGGGCCTCTGACAACAGCCGTAACCCCTAAGTGGGGTAGGGGAGCAGGCCCCACCGCACCGGAGCTGCTGACCCCGCCCCCAGGAACTACGGCCCCACCCCTTTCCGGTCCCGCTTCCCCAGGCCCGCCTCTCAGGcctgagggaggagaggaggagaccacgaccaccatcatcaccaccacaaCAGTCACCACCACGGTGACCAGCCCAG TTCTGTGTAATAACAACATCTCCGAGGGTGAAGGACATGTGGAATCTCCAGATTTAGGGAGTAGCACCAGCCACACCGTGGGACCCCTGGACTGCACATACAGCATCCATGTCTACCCTGGCTATGGCATTGAGATCCAG GTGCAGATGCTGAACCTGTCTCGGGAGGAGGAACTCTTGGTGCTGGCTGGTGGGGGtgccccaggcctgcctccccGACTCCTGGCCAACTCTTCCATGCTGGGAGAAGGACAGGTCCTTCGGAGTCCAACCAATCGGCTGCTCCTGCACTTCCAGAGCCCTCGGGTCCCAAGGGGCAGTGGCTTCAGGATCCACTATCAGG ccTACCTCCTGAGTTGCGGCTTCCCTCCCCGGCCGGCCCATGGGGATGTGAGCGTGACAGATCTGCACCCTGGGGGCACTGCCACCTTCCACTGTGATTCAGGCTACCGGCTGCAGGGCGAAGAGACCCTCATCTGCCTCAATAGTACCCGGCCAGCCTGGAGTGGTGAACCCCCCAGCTGCATAGGTGAATCTCCTGCCACAGTAG caTCCTGTGGTGGCACCATCCACAATGCTACACTGGGCCGCATCGTGTCACCTGAGCCTGGGGGAGCTGCAGGGCCCAACCTCACCTGCCGTTGGGTCATTGAAGCAGCTGAGGGACGCCGGCTGCATCTGCACTTTGAGAGAGTCTCACTGGATGAGGACAATGATCG GCTGATGGTGCGCTCCGGGGGCAGTCCCCTGTCCCCAGTAATCTATGACTCTGACATGGATGATGTCCCAGAGCGAGGTCTCATCAGTGATGCCCAGTCCCTCTATGTGGAGCTGCTTTCAGAGACACCTGCTAATCCCCTGCTGCTGAGCCTCCGATTTGAAG CCTTTGAGGAAGATCGCTGCTTCGCCCCCTTCCTGGCACATGGCAATGTCACTACCACAGACCCGGAGTACCGGCCAGGGGCACTGGCTACCTTCTCATGCCTCCCAGGATATGCCTTGGAGCCCCCTGGCCCCCCCAATGCCATCGAATGTGTGGATCCCACAGAACCCCACTGGAATGACACAGAGCCAGCCTGCAAGG CCATGTGTGGAGGGGAGCTGTCAGAGCCAGCtggtgtggtcctctctccagATTGGCCCCAGAGCTATAGCCCCGGCCAGGACTGTGTGTGGGGTCTACATGTCCAGGAAGAGAAGCGCATCTTGCTCCAAGTTGAGAT CTTGAATGTGCGCGAAGGGGACATGCTGACTCTGTTCGACGGGGACGGTCCTAGCGCCCGAGTCCTGGCCCAGTTGCGGGGACCTCAACCGCGCCGCCgcctcctctcctctgggcccGATCTCACCCTGCAGTTCCAGGCACCGCCCGGGCCTCCAAACCCTGGCCTGGGCCAGGGTTTCGTATTGCACTTCAAAG AGGTCCCCAGGAACGACACGTGCCCTGAACTGCCACCCCCGGAGTGGGGCTGGAGGACGGCTTCTCACGGGGACCTGATCCGGGGCACGGTGCTTACTTACCAGTGTGAGCCCGGCTACGAGCTGCTCGGCTCCGACATTCTCACCTGCCAGTGGGACTTGTCCTGGAGCGCAGCACCGCCCGCCTGCCAAAAGA TCATGACTTGTGCTGACCCTGGTGAGATCACCAATGGGCACCGCACCACCTCGGATGCTGGCTTTCCTGTTGGCTCCCATGTCCAGTACCGCTGTCTGTCGGGGTACAGTCTGGAGGGGGCAGCCGTACTCACCTGCTACAGCCGGGACACAGGCACACCCAAGTGGAGCGACCGGGTCCCCAAGTGCGCCT TGAAGTATGAGCCGTGCCTAAACCCCGGCGTGCCGGAGAATGGCTATCAGACCCTGTACAAGCATCACTACCAGGCGGGCGAGTCTCTGCGCTTCTTCTGCTATGAGGGCTTTGAACTCATCGGCGAGGTCACCATCACCTGTATTCCCGGCCACCCCTCACAGTGGACGAGCCAACCCCCACTCTGCAAAG tgGCCTATGAGGAGCTCCAGGACAACCGAAAACTGGAAG tgACCCAGACCACTGACCCATCACGGCAGCTGGAGAGTGGGAACCTCGCCTTGGCCATCCTGCTGCCCCTAGGCTTGGTCATTGTCCTCGGCAGTGGCGTTTACATATACTACACCAA GCTGCAGGGAAAATCCCTTTTCGGCTTCTCAGGCTCCCATTCCTACAGCCCCATCACTGTGGAGTCAGACTTCAGCAATCCACTGTATGAAGCTGGG GATACACGGGAGTATGAAGTTTCCATCTGA
- the SEZ6L2 gene encoding seizure 6-like protein 2 isoform X3 — MGIPKAQHPPPPQLLFLILLSCPWIQGLPMKEEEALLEPGSETPTVASEALAELLHGALLRRGPEMGYLPGTDPDPTLATPPASQTLASPSLPRATEPGTGPLTTAVTPKWGRGAGPTAPELLTPPPGTTAPPLSGPASPGPPLRPEGGEEETTTTIITTTTVTTTVTSPVLCNNNISEGEGHVESPDLGSSTSHTVGPLDCTYSIHVYPGYGIEIQVQMLNLSREEELLVLAGGGAPGLPPRLLANSSMLGEGQVLRSPTNRLLLHFQSPRVPRGSGFRIHYQAYLLSCGFPPRPAHGDVSVTDLHPGGTATFHCDSGYRLQGEETLICLNSTRPAWSGEPPSCIGESPATVASCGGTIHNATLGRIVSPEPGGAAGPNLTCRWVIEAAEGRRLHLHFERVSLDEDNDRLMVRSGGSPLSPVIYDSDMDDVPERGLISDAQSLYVELLSETPANPLLLSLRFEAFEEDRCFAPFLAHGNVTTTDPEYRPGALATFSCLPGYALEPPGPPNAIECVDPTEPHWNDTEPACKAMCGGELSEPAGVVLSPDWPQSYSPGQDCVWGLHVQEEKRILLQVEILNVREGDMLTLFDGDGPSARVLAQLRGPQPRRRLLSSGPDLTLQFQAPPGPPNPGLGQGFVLHFKEVPRNDTCPELPPPEWGWRTASHGDLIRGTVLTYQCEPGYELLGSDILTCQWDLSWSAAPPACQKIMTCADPGEITNGHRTTSDAGFPVGSHVQYRCLSGYSLEGAAVLTCYSRDTGTPKWSDRVPKCALKYEPCLNPGVPENGYQTLYKHHYQAGESLRFFCYEGFELIGEVTITCIPGHPSQWTSQPPLCKVTQTTDPSRQLESGNLALAILLPLGLVIVLGSGVYIYYTKLQGKSLFGFSGSHSYSPITVESDFSNPLYEAGDTREYEVSI; from the exons ATGGGGATTCCCAAGGCCCAACACCCGCCGCCTCCCCAGCTGCTGTTCCTAATTCTGCTGAGCTGCCCCTGGATTCAGG GTCTTCCCATGAAAGAGGAAGAGGCGCTGCTGGAGCCTGGAAGTGAGACCCCCACAGTAGCCTCAGAGGCTTTGGCTGAACTGCTCCATGGGGCCCTGCTAAGGAGGGGCCCAGAGATGGGCTACCTGCCGG GAACTGATCCAGATCCCACACTAGCCACCCCTCCAGCCAGCCAGACTCTTGCATCGCCCTCTCTGCCACGGGCCACTGAGCCAGGGACAGGGCCTCTGACAACAGCCGTAACCCCTAAGTGGGGTAGGGGAGCAGGCCCCACCGCACCGGAGCTGCTGACCCCGCCCCCAGGAACTACGGCCCCACCCCTTTCCGGTCCCGCTTCCCCAGGCCCGCCTCTCAGGcctgagggaggagaggaggagaccacgaccaccatcatcaccaccacaaCAGTCACCACCACGGTGACCAGCCCAG TTCTGTGTAATAACAACATCTCCGAGGGTGAAGGACATGTGGAATCTCCAGATTTAGGGAGTAGCACCAGCCACACCGTGGGACCCCTGGACTGCACATACAGCATCCATGTCTACCCTGGCTATGGCATTGAGATCCAG GTGCAGATGCTGAACCTGTCTCGGGAGGAGGAACTCTTGGTGCTGGCTGGTGGGGGtgccccaggcctgcctccccGACTCCTGGCCAACTCTTCCATGCTGGGAGAAGGACAGGTCCTTCGGAGTCCAACCAATCGGCTGCTCCTGCACTTCCAGAGCCCTCGGGTCCCAAGGGGCAGTGGCTTCAGGATCCACTATCAGG ccTACCTCCTGAGTTGCGGCTTCCCTCCCCGGCCGGCCCATGGGGATGTGAGCGTGACAGATCTGCACCCTGGGGGCACTGCCACCTTCCACTGTGATTCAGGCTACCGGCTGCAGGGCGAAGAGACCCTCATCTGCCTCAATAGTACCCGGCCAGCCTGGAGTGGTGAACCCCCCAGCTGCATAGGTGAATCTCCTGCCACAGTAG caTCCTGTGGTGGCACCATCCACAATGCTACACTGGGCCGCATCGTGTCACCTGAGCCTGGGGGAGCTGCAGGGCCCAACCTCACCTGCCGTTGGGTCATTGAAGCAGCTGAGGGACGCCGGCTGCATCTGCACTTTGAGAGAGTCTCACTGGATGAGGACAATGATCG GCTGATGGTGCGCTCCGGGGGCAGTCCCCTGTCCCCAGTAATCTATGACTCTGACATGGATGATGTCCCAGAGCGAGGTCTCATCAGTGATGCCCAGTCCCTCTATGTGGAGCTGCTTTCAGAGACACCTGCTAATCCCCTGCTGCTGAGCCTCCGATTTGAAG CCTTTGAGGAAGATCGCTGCTTCGCCCCCTTCCTGGCACATGGCAATGTCACTACCACAGACCCGGAGTACCGGCCAGGGGCACTGGCTACCTTCTCATGCCTCCCAGGATATGCCTTGGAGCCCCCTGGCCCCCCCAATGCCATCGAATGTGTGGATCCCACAGAACCCCACTGGAATGACACAGAGCCAGCCTGCAAGG CCATGTGTGGAGGGGAGCTGTCAGAGCCAGCtggtgtggtcctctctccagATTGGCCCCAGAGCTATAGCCCCGGCCAGGACTGTGTGTGGGGTCTACATGTCCAGGAAGAGAAGCGCATCTTGCTCCAAGTTGAGAT CTTGAATGTGCGCGAAGGGGACATGCTGACTCTGTTCGACGGGGACGGTCCTAGCGCCCGAGTCCTGGCCCAGTTGCGGGGACCTCAACCGCGCCGCCgcctcctctcctctgggcccGATCTCACCCTGCAGTTCCAGGCACCGCCCGGGCCTCCAAACCCTGGCCTGGGCCAGGGTTTCGTATTGCACTTCAAAG AGGTCCCCAGGAACGACACGTGCCCTGAACTGCCACCCCCGGAGTGGGGCTGGAGGACGGCTTCTCACGGGGACCTGATCCGGGGCACGGTGCTTACTTACCAGTGTGAGCCCGGCTACGAGCTGCTCGGCTCCGACATTCTCACCTGCCAGTGGGACTTGTCCTGGAGCGCAGCACCGCCCGCCTGCCAAAAGA TCATGACTTGTGCTGACCCTGGTGAGATCACCAATGGGCACCGCACCACCTCGGATGCTGGCTTTCCTGTTGGCTCCCATGTCCAGTACCGCTGTCTGTCGGGGTACAGTCTGGAGGGGGCAGCCGTACTCACCTGCTACAGCCGGGACACAGGCACACCCAAGTGGAGCGACCGGGTCCCCAAGTGCGCCT TGAAGTATGAGCCGTGCCTAAACCCCGGCGTGCCGGAGAATGGCTATCAGACCCTGTACAAGCATCACTACCAGGCGGGCGAGTCTCTGCGCTTCTTCTGCTATGAGGGCTTTGAACTCATCGGCGAGGTCACCATCACCTGTATTCCCGGCCACCCCTCACAGTGGACGAGCCAACCCCCACTCTGCAAAG tgACCCAGACCACTGACCCATCACGGCAGCTGGAGAGTGGGAACCTCGCCTTGGCCATCCTGCTGCCCCTAGGCTTGGTCATTGTCCTCGGCAGTGGCGTTTACATATACTACACCAA GCTGCAGGGAAAATCCCTTTTCGGCTTCTCAGGCTCCCATTCCTACAGCCCCATCACTGTGGAGTCAGACTTCAGCAATCCACTGTATGAAGCTGGG GATACACGGGAGTATGAAGTTTCCATCTGA
- the SEZ6L2 gene encoding seizure 6-like protein 2 isoform X2: MGIPKAQHPPPPQLLFLILLSCPWIQGLPMKEEEALLEPGSETPTVASEALAELLHGALLRRGPEMGYLPGTDPDPTLATPPASQTLASPSLPRATEPGTGPLTTAVTPKWGRGAGPTAPELLTPPPGTTAPPLSGPASPGPPLRPEGGEEETTTTIITTTTVTTTVTSPVLCNNNISEGEGHVESPDLGSSTSHTVGPLDCTYSIHVYPGYGIEIQVQMLNLSREEELLVLAGGGAPGLPPRLLANSSMLGEGQVLRSPTNRLLLHFQSPRVPRGSGFRIHYQAYLLSCGFPPRPAHGDVSVTDLHPGGTATFHCDSGYRLQGEETLICLNSTRPAWSGEPPSCIASCGGTIHNATLGRIVSPEPGGAAGPNLTCRWVIEAAEGRRLHLHFERVSLDEDNDRLMVRSGGSPLSPVIYDSDMDDVPERGLISDAQSLYVELLSETPANPLLLSLRFEAFEEDRCFAPFLAHGNVTTTDPEYRPGALATFSCLPGYALEPPGPPNAIECVDPTEPHWNDTEPACKAMCGGELSEPAGVVLSPDWPQSYSPGQDCVWGLHVQEEKRILLQVEILNVREGDMLTLFDGDGPSARVLAQLRGPQPRRRLLSSGPDLTLQFQAPPGPPNPGLGQGFVLHFKEVPRNDTCPELPPPEWGWRTASHGDLIRGTVLTYQCEPGYELLGSDILTCQWDLSWSAAPPACQKIMTCADPGEITNGHRTTSDAGFPVGSHVQYRCLSGYSLEGAAVLTCYSRDTGTPKWSDRVPKCALKYEPCLNPGVPENGYQTLYKHHYQAGESLRFFCYEGFELIGEVTITCIPGHPSQWTSQPPLCKVAYEELQDNRKLEVTQTTDPSRQLESGNLALAILLPLGLVIVLGSGVYIYYTKLQGKSLFGFSGSHSYSPITVESDFSNPLYEAGDTREYEVSI, encoded by the exons ATGGGGATTCCCAAGGCCCAACACCCGCCGCCTCCCCAGCTGCTGTTCCTAATTCTGCTGAGCTGCCCCTGGATTCAGG GTCTTCCCATGAAAGAGGAAGAGGCGCTGCTGGAGCCTGGAAGTGAGACCCCCACAGTAGCCTCAGAGGCTTTGGCTGAACTGCTCCATGGGGCCCTGCTAAGGAGGGGCCCAGAGATGGGCTACCTGCCGG GAACTGATCCAGATCCCACACTAGCCACCCCTCCAGCCAGCCAGACTCTTGCATCGCCCTCTCTGCCACGGGCCACTGAGCCAGGGACAGGGCCTCTGACAACAGCCGTAACCCCTAAGTGGGGTAGGGGAGCAGGCCCCACCGCACCGGAGCTGCTGACCCCGCCCCCAGGAACTACGGCCCCACCCCTTTCCGGTCCCGCTTCCCCAGGCCCGCCTCTCAGGcctgagggaggagaggaggagaccacgaccaccatcatcaccaccacaaCAGTCACCACCACGGTGACCAGCCCAG TTCTGTGTAATAACAACATCTCCGAGGGTGAAGGACATGTGGAATCTCCAGATTTAGGGAGTAGCACCAGCCACACCGTGGGACCCCTGGACTGCACATACAGCATCCATGTCTACCCTGGCTATGGCATTGAGATCCAG GTGCAGATGCTGAACCTGTCTCGGGAGGAGGAACTCTTGGTGCTGGCTGGTGGGGGtgccccaggcctgcctccccGACTCCTGGCCAACTCTTCCATGCTGGGAGAAGGACAGGTCCTTCGGAGTCCAACCAATCGGCTGCTCCTGCACTTCCAGAGCCCTCGGGTCCCAAGGGGCAGTGGCTTCAGGATCCACTATCAGG ccTACCTCCTGAGTTGCGGCTTCCCTCCCCGGCCGGCCCATGGGGATGTGAGCGTGACAGATCTGCACCCTGGGGGCACTGCCACCTTCCACTGTGATTCAGGCTACCGGCTGCAGGGCGAAGAGACCCTCATCTGCCTCAATAGTACCCGGCCAGCCTGGAGTGGTGAACCCCCCAGCTGCATAG caTCCTGTGGTGGCACCATCCACAATGCTACACTGGGCCGCATCGTGTCACCTGAGCCTGGGGGAGCTGCAGGGCCCAACCTCACCTGCCGTTGGGTCATTGAAGCAGCTGAGGGACGCCGGCTGCATCTGCACTTTGAGAGAGTCTCACTGGATGAGGACAATGATCG GCTGATGGTGCGCTCCGGGGGCAGTCCCCTGTCCCCAGTAATCTATGACTCTGACATGGATGATGTCCCAGAGCGAGGTCTCATCAGTGATGCCCAGTCCCTCTATGTGGAGCTGCTTTCAGAGACACCTGCTAATCCCCTGCTGCTGAGCCTCCGATTTGAAG CCTTTGAGGAAGATCGCTGCTTCGCCCCCTTCCTGGCACATGGCAATGTCACTACCACAGACCCGGAGTACCGGCCAGGGGCACTGGCTACCTTCTCATGCCTCCCAGGATATGCCTTGGAGCCCCCTGGCCCCCCCAATGCCATCGAATGTGTGGATCCCACAGAACCCCACTGGAATGACACAGAGCCAGCCTGCAAGG CCATGTGTGGAGGGGAGCTGTCAGAGCCAGCtggtgtggtcctctctccagATTGGCCCCAGAGCTATAGCCCCGGCCAGGACTGTGTGTGGGGTCTACATGTCCAGGAAGAGAAGCGCATCTTGCTCCAAGTTGAGAT CTTGAATGTGCGCGAAGGGGACATGCTGACTCTGTTCGACGGGGACGGTCCTAGCGCCCGAGTCCTGGCCCAGTTGCGGGGACCTCAACCGCGCCGCCgcctcctctcctctgggcccGATCTCACCCTGCAGTTCCAGGCACCGCCCGGGCCTCCAAACCCTGGCCTGGGCCAGGGTTTCGTATTGCACTTCAAAG AGGTCCCCAGGAACGACACGTGCCCTGAACTGCCACCCCCGGAGTGGGGCTGGAGGACGGCTTCTCACGGGGACCTGATCCGGGGCACGGTGCTTACTTACCAGTGTGAGCCCGGCTACGAGCTGCTCGGCTCCGACATTCTCACCTGCCAGTGGGACTTGTCCTGGAGCGCAGCACCGCCCGCCTGCCAAAAGA TCATGACTTGTGCTGACCCTGGTGAGATCACCAATGGGCACCGCACCACCTCGGATGCTGGCTTTCCTGTTGGCTCCCATGTCCAGTACCGCTGTCTGTCGGGGTACAGTCTGGAGGGGGCAGCCGTACTCACCTGCTACAGCCGGGACACAGGCACACCCAAGTGGAGCGACCGGGTCCCCAAGTGCGCCT TGAAGTATGAGCCGTGCCTAAACCCCGGCGTGCCGGAGAATGGCTATCAGACCCTGTACAAGCATCACTACCAGGCGGGCGAGTCTCTGCGCTTCTTCTGCTATGAGGGCTTTGAACTCATCGGCGAGGTCACCATCACCTGTATTCCCGGCCACCCCTCACAGTGGACGAGCCAACCCCCACTCTGCAAAG tgGCCTATGAGGAGCTCCAGGACAACCGAAAACTGGAAG tgACCCAGACCACTGACCCATCACGGCAGCTGGAGAGTGGGAACCTCGCCTTGGCCATCCTGCTGCCCCTAGGCTTGGTCATTGTCCTCGGCAGTGGCGTTTACATATACTACACCAA GCTGCAGGGAAAATCCCTTTTCGGCTTCTCAGGCTCCCATTCCTACAGCCCCATCACTGTGGAGTCAGACTTCAGCAATCCACTGTATGAAGCTGGG GATACACGGGAGTATGAAGTTTCCATCTGA
- the SEZ6L2 gene encoding seizure 6-like protein 2 isoform X4 encodes MGIPKAQHPPPPQLLFLILLSCPWIQGLPMKEEEALLEPGSETPTVASEALAELLHGALLRRGPEMGYLPGTDPDPTLATPPASQTLASPSLPRATEPGTGPLTTAVTPKWGRGAGPTAPELLTPPPGTTAPPLSGPASPGPPLRPEGGEEETTTTIITTTTVTTTVTSPVLCNNNISEGEGHVESPDLGSSTSHTVGPLDCTYSIHVYPGYGIEIQVQMLNLSREEELLVLAGGGAPGLPPRLLANSSMLGEGQVLRSPTNRLLLHFQSPRVPRGSGFRIHYQAYLLSCGFPPRPAHGDVSVTDLHPGGTATFHCDSGYRLQGEETLICLNSTRPAWSGEPPSCIASCGGTIHNATLGRIVSPEPGGAAGPNLTCRWVIEAAEGRRLHLHFERVSLDEDNDRLMVRSGGSPLSPVIYDSDMDDVPERGLISDAQSLYVELLSETPANPLLLSLRFEAFEEDRCFAPFLAHGNVTTTDPEYRPGALATFSCLPGYALEPPGPPNAIECVDPTEPHWNDTEPACKAMCGGELSEPAGVVLSPDWPQSYSPGQDCVWGLHVQEEKRILLQVEILNVREGDMLTLFDGDGPSARVLAQLRGPQPRRRLLSSGPDLTLQFQAPPGPPNPGLGQGFVLHFKEVPRNDTCPELPPPEWGWRTASHGDLIRGTVLTYQCEPGYELLGSDILTCQWDLSWSAAPPACQKIMTCADPGEITNGHRTTSDAGFPVGSHVQYRCLSGYSLEGAAVLTCYSRDTGTPKWSDRVPKCALKYEPCLNPGVPENGYQTLYKHHYQAGESLRFFCYEGFELIGEVTITCIPGHPSQWTSQPPLCKVTQTTDPSRQLESGNLALAILLPLGLVIVLGSGVYIYYTKLQGKSLFGFSGSHSYSPITVESDFSNPLYEAGDTREYEVSI; translated from the exons ATGGGGATTCCCAAGGCCCAACACCCGCCGCCTCCCCAGCTGCTGTTCCTAATTCTGCTGAGCTGCCCCTGGATTCAGG GTCTTCCCATGAAAGAGGAAGAGGCGCTGCTGGAGCCTGGAAGTGAGACCCCCACAGTAGCCTCAGAGGCTTTGGCTGAACTGCTCCATGGGGCCCTGCTAAGGAGGGGCCCAGAGATGGGCTACCTGCCGG GAACTGATCCAGATCCCACACTAGCCACCCCTCCAGCCAGCCAGACTCTTGCATCGCCCTCTCTGCCACGGGCCACTGAGCCAGGGACAGGGCCTCTGACAACAGCCGTAACCCCTAAGTGGGGTAGGGGAGCAGGCCCCACCGCACCGGAGCTGCTGACCCCGCCCCCAGGAACTACGGCCCCACCCCTTTCCGGTCCCGCTTCCCCAGGCCCGCCTCTCAGGcctgagggaggagaggaggagaccacgaccaccatcatcaccaccacaaCAGTCACCACCACGGTGACCAGCCCAG TTCTGTGTAATAACAACATCTCCGAGGGTGAAGGACATGTGGAATCTCCAGATTTAGGGAGTAGCACCAGCCACACCGTGGGACCCCTGGACTGCACATACAGCATCCATGTCTACCCTGGCTATGGCATTGAGATCCAG GTGCAGATGCTGAACCTGTCTCGGGAGGAGGAACTCTTGGTGCTGGCTGGTGGGGGtgccccaggcctgcctccccGACTCCTGGCCAACTCTTCCATGCTGGGAGAAGGACAGGTCCTTCGGAGTCCAACCAATCGGCTGCTCCTGCACTTCCAGAGCCCTCGGGTCCCAAGGGGCAGTGGCTTCAGGATCCACTATCAGG ccTACCTCCTGAGTTGCGGCTTCCCTCCCCGGCCGGCCCATGGGGATGTGAGCGTGACAGATCTGCACCCTGGGGGCACTGCCACCTTCCACTGTGATTCAGGCTACCGGCTGCAGGGCGAAGAGACCCTCATCTGCCTCAATAGTACCCGGCCAGCCTGGAGTGGTGAACCCCCCAGCTGCATAG caTCCTGTGGTGGCACCATCCACAATGCTACACTGGGCCGCATCGTGTCACCTGAGCCTGGGGGAGCTGCAGGGCCCAACCTCACCTGCCGTTGGGTCATTGAAGCAGCTGAGGGACGCCGGCTGCATCTGCACTTTGAGAGAGTCTCACTGGATGAGGACAATGATCG GCTGATGGTGCGCTCCGGGGGCAGTCCCCTGTCCCCAGTAATCTATGACTCTGACATGGATGATGTCCCAGAGCGAGGTCTCATCAGTGATGCCCAGTCCCTCTATGTGGAGCTGCTTTCAGAGACACCTGCTAATCCCCTGCTGCTGAGCCTCCGATTTGAAG CCTTTGAGGAAGATCGCTGCTTCGCCCCCTTCCTGGCACATGGCAATGTCACTACCACAGACCCGGAGTACCGGCCAGGGGCACTGGCTACCTTCTCATGCCTCCCAGGATATGCCTTGGAGCCCCCTGGCCCCCCCAATGCCATCGAATGTGTGGATCCCACAGAACCCCACTGGAATGACACAGAGCCAGCCTGCAAGG CCATGTGTGGAGGGGAGCTGTCAGAGCCAGCtggtgtggtcctctctccagATTGGCCCCAGAGCTATAGCCCCGGCCAGGACTGTGTGTGGGGTCTACATGTCCAGGAAGAGAAGCGCATCTTGCTCCAAGTTGAGAT CTTGAATGTGCGCGAAGGGGACATGCTGACTCTGTTCGACGGGGACGGTCCTAGCGCCCGAGTCCTGGCCCAGTTGCGGGGACCTCAACCGCGCCGCCgcctcctctcctctgggcccGATCTCACCCTGCAGTTCCAGGCACCGCCCGGGCCTCCAAACCCTGGCCTGGGCCAGGGTTTCGTATTGCACTTCAAAG AGGTCCCCAGGAACGACACGTGCCCTGAACTGCCACCCCCGGAGTGGGGCTGGAGGACGGCTTCTCACGGGGACCTGATCCGGGGCACGGTGCTTACTTACCAGTGTGAGCCCGGCTACGAGCTGCTCGGCTCCGACATTCTCACCTGCCAGTGGGACTTGTCCTGGAGCGCAGCACCGCCCGCCTGCCAAAAGA TCATGACTTGTGCTGACCCTGGTGAGATCACCAATGGGCACCGCACCACCTCGGATGCTGGCTTTCCTGTTGGCTCCCATGTCCAGTACCGCTGTCTGTCGGGGTACAGTCTGGAGGGGGCAGCCGTACTCACCTGCTACAGCCGGGACACAGGCACACCCAAGTGGAGCGACCGGGTCCCCAAGTGCGCCT TGAAGTATGAGCCGTGCCTAAACCCCGGCGTGCCGGAGAATGGCTATCAGACCCTGTACAAGCATCACTACCAGGCGGGCGAGTCTCTGCGCTTCTTCTGCTATGAGGGCTTTGAACTCATCGGCGAGGTCACCATCACCTGTATTCCCGGCCACCCCTCACAGTGGACGAGCCAACCCCCACTCTGCAAAG tgACCCAGACCACTGACCCATCACGGCAGCTGGAGAGTGGGAACCTCGCCTTGGCCATCCTGCTGCCCCTAGGCTTGGTCATTGTCCTCGGCAGTGGCGTTTACATATACTACACCAA GCTGCAGGGAAAATCCCTTTTCGGCTTCTCAGGCTCCCATTCCTACAGCCCCATCACTGTGGAGTCAGACTTCAGCAATCCACTGTATGAAGCTGGG GATACACGGGAGTATGAAGTTTCCATCTGA